A single Candidatus Krumholzibacteriota bacterium DNA region contains:
- a CDS encoding T9SS type A sorting domain-containing protein: MHRTRRPPAAALIALLLAGTAAAAPVHTTYLWHMHQPIYWPDRSAWTPARYETAYETITLGHSENDVFSIFDKDDRVHDYQDYPRTAVSSILDLPDAGAQVSFAAALAENVGSLAAAGWNGGRYAPAWYAPYREARSWTTSGGRPRLEPVIVAAHHPIAPLMDERALAMELAVAKAAYAAAWGDSAYSLGFFPAEMCFSERMIPALVAAGIEWTIVADIHLSRACADYPWQANEDNCDPPNPADRINPARGYYESISISRGVTVKTPPPWGFRPHRARWVDPETGAAAEIVVVPAANAMSWNEGYGLYGTGEVDAIAPYNDPSHPMLVLFAHDGDNAWSGGYSYYNENVTGFSHAAAAKGYEPTTVAEYLADHPPATGDYVHVEDGGWVNADGDFGSPQFINWNWPLFDAAGVFDIPGGWAEDERNWAVLTAAQNRVETAEALAGAAPDPARVWNPAAPGATDVEKAWHHLLSGYESGYMYYGTSLDMEIKATLAANAALLYAEPIIAAAGEADPVSPTIWLPQRLPWNPGGRGGGSLWGYPGGDGAPMPSDFHVWTFVHDVSGLARVDLRYRIDVDGENPMTSDQNETFAGGPEVGSWQTLPMNRRVFPAENVHNDPSIDFTVMPDRIADQYWAEMTGFDEVLIDYFVEAEDSSGNVERSPIQHVWVGVAVAEPDHVIDGDLDGGAVLAAENNEIHLYADWDGEFLYVAMEGVGADLLGDHFVLVGTALAPPVSAPWAKSGTVAGRMLFLAGEDDNNWCGWFDAGESVLSGSVACASASWLEGTVRLADRLGEPLPDGVWLAAVAYATPDGGPLAAQAPAGNADGDVDAAEYVWLPLSVTAADPALPAAPTLAPPWPNPFNGSARIAFTLPRGGRIEVAIHDALGRAIRRLAGGFRGAGRHEIAWDGRDEAGRRAAAGVYFVRLSGGGARLSRKIVVVR; encoded by the coding sequence GTGCACCGCACCCGACGACCGCCCGCGGCCGCGCTCATCGCGCTCCTCCTGGCGGGCACGGCTGCGGCCGCGCCGGTCCACACGACCTACCTCTGGCACATGCACCAGCCGATCTACTGGCCCGACCGCTCCGCGTGGACGCCCGCGCGCTACGAGACGGCCTACGAGACGATCACGCTCGGCCACTCGGAGAACGACGTCTTCTCGATCTTCGACAAGGACGACCGCGTCCACGACTACCAGGACTACCCGCGGACGGCCGTCTCCTCGATCCTCGACCTTCCCGACGCCGGGGCCCAGGTCTCCTTCGCCGCCGCCCTCGCCGAGAACGTCGGCAGCCTCGCCGCCGCCGGCTGGAACGGCGGGCGATACGCCCCCGCGTGGTACGCCCCCTACCGCGAGGCCCGCTCCTGGACGACATCGGGCGGCCGGCCGCGTCTCGAACCGGTCATCGTCGCCGCCCACCACCCGATCGCCCCGCTCATGGACGAGCGGGCCCTCGCGATGGAGCTCGCCGTGGCGAAGGCCGCCTACGCCGCGGCCTGGGGCGACTCGGCATATTCGCTCGGTTTCTTCCCCGCCGAGATGTGCTTCTCCGAGCGGATGATCCCCGCGCTCGTTGCGGCGGGGATCGAGTGGACGATCGTCGCCGACATCCACCTCTCGCGCGCCTGCGCCGACTACCCCTGGCAGGCGAACGAGGACAACTGCGACCCGCCGAACCCCGCCGACCGAATCAACCCCGCTCGGGGGTACTACGAGTCGATCTCGATCAGCCGGGGCGTCACGGTGAAGACGCCGCCCCCCTGGGGCTTCCGCCCCCACCGGGCCCGGTGGGTCGACCCGGAGACGGGCGCCGCCGCCGAGATCGTCGTCGTCCCGGCGGCGAACGCGATGAGCTGGAACGAGGGCTACGGCCTCTACGGCACCGGCGAGGTCGACGCGATCGCCCCGTACAACGACCCGTCGCACCCGATGCTCGTCCTCTTCGCCCACGACGGCGACAACGCGTGGTCGGGCGGGTACTCCTACTACAACGAGAACGTCACCGGCTTCAGCCACGCCGCCGCGGCGAAGGGCTACGAGCCGACGACCGTCGCCGAGTACCTCGCCGACCATCCGCCGGCAACCGGCGACTACGTCCACGTGGAGGACGGCGGCTGGGTCAACGCCGACGGCGACTTCGGCTCGCCGCAGTTCATCAACTGGAACTGGCCCCTCTTCGACGCCGCGGGCGTCTTCGACATCCCCGGCGGCTGGGCAGAGGACGAGCGCAACTGGGCCGTGCTGACCGCCGCGCAGAACCGCGTGGAGACGGCCGAGGCCCTCGCCGGCGCGGCGCCCGATCCGGCGCGCGTGTGGAATCCGGCCGCGCCGGGGGCCACCGACGTCGAGAAGGCGTGGCACCACCTCCTCTCCGGCTACGAGAGCGGCTACATGTACTACGGCACCTCCCTCGACATGGAGATCAAGGCCACCCTCGCCGCGAACGCCGCGCTCCTCTACGCCGAACCGATCATCGCCGCCGCCGGCGAGGCCGACCCGGTTTCCCCGACGATCTGGCTGCCGCAGCGCCTCCCGTGGAACCCCGGCGGCCGCGGGGGCGGCTCGCTCTGGGGCTACCCCGGCGGCGACGGCGCCCCGATGCCGAGCGACTTCCACGTGTGGACCTTCGTCCACGACGTCTCGGGGCTCGCCCGCGTCGACCTCCGCTACCGGATCGACGTGGACGGCGAGAACCCGATGACGAGCGACCAGAACGAGACCTTCGCCGGCGGGCCGGAAGTGGGATCGTGGCAGACGCTGCCGATGAACCGCCGCGTCTTCCCCGCGGAAAACGTGCACAACGACCCCTCGATAGACTTCACGGTGATGCCGGACCGGATCGCCGACCAGTACTGGGCCGAGATGACCGGCTTCGACGAGGTCCTCATCGACTACTTCGTCGAGGCGGAGGACTCCTCGGGAAACGTCGAGCGATCGCCGATCCAGCACGTGTGGGTCGGTGTCGCCGTCGCCGAGCCCGACCACGTCATCGACGGCGACCTCGACGGCGGCGCGGTCCTCGCGGCGGAGAACAACGAAATCCATCTCTACGCCGACTGGGACGGCGAGTTCCTCTACGTGGCGATGGAGGGGGTCGGCGCCGACCTCCTCGGCGACCACTTCGTCCTCGTGGGCACCGCCCTCGCCCCGCCCGTTTCGGCGCCCTGGGCGAAGAGCGGCACGGTGGCCGGCCGCATGCTCTTTCTCGCGGGCGAGGACGACAACAACTGGTGCGGATGGTTCGACGCCGGCGAGTCGGTCCTCTCGGGGAGCGTCGCCTGCGCCTCGGCCAGCTGGCTCGAGGGGACGGTGCGCCTCGCCGACCGGCTCGGCGAACCCCTGCCCGACGGCGTCTGGCTCGCCGCGGTCGCCTACGCCACACCGGACGGCGGCCCCCTCGCCGCGCAGGCGCCGGCGGGAAACGCAGACGGCGACGTCGACGCCGCCGAGTACGTGTGGCTGCCCCTCTCGGTGACGGCCGCCGACCCGGCGCTGCCGGCCGCGCCGACGCTCGCGCCCCCCTGGCCCAACCCCTTCAACGGAAGCGCGCGGATCGCGTTCACCCTGCCCCGCGGCGGGCGGATCGAGGTGGCGATCCACGACGCGCTCGGCCGAGCAATCCGCCGCCTCGCCGGCGGGTTCCGCGGGGCCGGGCGCCACGAGATCGCCTGGGACGGACGGGACGAAGCGGGCCGCCGCGCCGCCGCCGGCGTCTACTTCGTGAGGCTCTCGGGGGGCGGGGCCCGGCTGAGCCGGAAGATCGTCGTCGTCAGGTAA
- a CDS encoding NAD(+)/NADH kinase produces the protein MDGMALVIINPAAGAGNVAAVCRAVETRFAAAGIPVDLRLTRHGERIDETVARLIGNDTTLVVAAGGDGTVSGAANAAAARDIPVAIIPTGTGNLLARELHIPLAVDEAAALAAEPPGIRRIDAMRIDGRLYLLNVGVGITSLTVRDTLPEAKHLIGRAAYVLTALGKLLETEPVDIDVTVDEETVHVLSPEVTISNSGMLGRMIFPAGPPASIDDGLVDVSFFDTPTILHYPAAAVEALAGRFERSHARLVGARRRVRIESDPSLPVQADGELVGRTPVEVEVLAGAVGIVAPAPPRT, from the coding sequence ATGGACGGCATGGCCCTCGTCATCATCAACCCCGCCGCCGGCGCGGGCAACGTCGCCGCGGTATGCCGCGCCGTCGAGACGCGCTTCGCGGCCGCGGGCATCCCCGTCGACCTGCGCCTCACCCGCCACGGCGAACGGATCGACGAGACCGTCGCCCGGCTGATCGGGAACGATACGACCCTCGTCGTGGCCGCCGGCGGCGACGGGACGGTCTCGGGCGCGGCGAACGCAGCGGCCGCGCGTGATATCCCCGTCGCGATCATCCCGACCGGCACGGGGAACCTGCTCGCCCGCGAGCTGCACATCCCCCTCGCCGTCGATGAGGCGGCCGCCCTCGCCGCCGAGCCCCCCGGCATCCGCCGGATCGACGCGATGCGGATCGACGGGCGCCTCTACCTTCTCAACGTCGGCGTGGGGATCACCTCCCTCACCGTCCGCGACACCCTCCCCGAGGCGAAGCATCTCATCGGCCGGGCCGCCTACGTCCTGACGGCCCTCGGCAAGCTCCTCGAGACGGAACCGGTCGACATCGACGTCACGGTCGACGAGGAGACCGTCCACGTCCTCTCTCCCGAGGTGACGATCTCGAACAGCGGGATGCTCGGCCGGATGATTTTCCCCGCCGGTCCGCCGGCCAGCATCGACGACGGACTCGTCGACGTCTCCTTCTTCGACACGCCGACGATCCTCCACTACCCCGCGGCGGCGGTCGAGGCCCTCGCCGGCCGCTTCGAACGGTCCCACGCGCGCCTCGTCGGCGCCCGCCGGCGCGTCCGCATCGAGAGCGATCCCTCGCTCCCCGTCCAGGCCGACGGCGAGCTCGTCGGACGCACCCCCGTCGAGGTCGAGGTCCTCGCCGGCGCCGTCGGTATCGTCGCCCCCGCACCGCCGCGCACATAG
- a CDS encoding T9SS type A sorting domain-containing protein, giving the protein MNRTRATLVIAIALVGLVGLAGSIHGLAPQTIAVDGSNDFLAENLLDADGYDCELVPIDIDSVFVTNDVNKLYIGFQYDKDGWTGNQVGIAISTGGAGGTTDPWGHAIAWNTAPHKPDYHCYCNMDNSWQELRTWNVSSWDLLYSGTSSLGWVNNTGFEELGLNLSDLGISAGDTIYIEIISTQDGSSKGPLDAVANDDLQLSTPGGTTWDAGSPVELDSMIMYIVQAAGDSEPPTISRAGLAVAEPGAGGDALDVIRVDWSEPVDEATAENASNWSLVNTTASIDSVVRDGVFPSRVRLYLDAPIAPDADYFGVKAVDVEDLNGNVVVDNDTTNVACFFVKGLLFRGRMGFHLGQTSFGVDTFTVEGGIAPLTWTLCDNAFMSDTGGGVYELLAYFSLDGECVYPSPGPMKTLEWKFVHQCSIYESIPNRIYIVNDESAYDTIDVYWDDYNEADYTDKAIDVVFTVDLNTYDPGLDSVVAINGSVAPLTFDVPSVNGMADDGVAPDASAGDGIYALAVRFPALSFKTVNYKYLYNDVYECIGEDDREVWLNDAAYDTVGGTLGPIVMPLQYYDRCSTIGRDVEVVFTVDTRWVKPGAGDTVAVNGGPGNTAPPVIDWSVPSINPMADDGVAPDAAAGDGIYSLSIVFPDSHAKYVEYKYLFNSAYECTTQANRYVFVDDAFDAVGNPQLLELDYFNTCVVSVDDQPQAPFVLRQNFPNPFNPTTTILFVAPERGRAMLRVYDVNGRLVRTLLDGVVEAGEVRVAWDGTDAGGNALASGVYFCKLLVGDRAASRKMILLR; this is encoded by the coding sequence ATGAACCGCACGCGTGCAACCCTTGTGATCGCGATCGCCCTCGTGGGGCTCGTCGGGCTGGCGGGATCGATACACGGCCTGGCGCCGCAGACGATCGCGGTCGACGGCTCGAACGATTTTCTCGCCGAAAACCTGCTCGACGCCGACGGGTACGACTGCGAGCTCGTGCCCATCGACATCGATTCGGTCTTCGTCACGAACGACGTCAACAAGCTCTACATCGGCTTCCAGTACGACAAGGACGGCTGGACCGGCAACCAGGTCGGCATCGCCATCTCCACCGGCGGCGCCGGCGGCACGACCGATCCGTGGGGACACGCGATCGCCTGGAACACCGCGCCGCACAAGCCGGACTACCACTGCTACTGCAACATGGACAACTCATGGCAGGAGCTGCGCACCTGGAACGTCTCCTCCTGGGATCTCCTCTACAGCGGCACGAGCTCGCTCGGCTGGGTCAACAACACCGGCTTCGAGGAGCTCGGCCTCAACCTGAGCGACCTCGGCATCTCGGCGGGCGACACGATCTACATCGAGATCATCTCCACGCAGGACGGCTCGTCGAAGGGCCCGCTCGACGCCGTGGCCAATGACGACCTCCAGCTCAGCACCCCGGGCGGGACCACCTGGGACGCCGGTTCGCCCGTCGAGCTCGATTCGATGATCATGTACATCGTCCAGGCGGCCGGCGACAGCGAGCCGCCCACGATCTCGCGCGCCGGGCTCGCCGTGGCCGAGCCCGGCGCCGGCGGCGACGCGCTCGACGTGATCCGCGTGGATTGGAGCGAGCCGGTCGACGAGGCGACGGCGGAGAACGCGTCGAACTGGTCGCTCGTCAACACGACCGCCTCGATCGATTCGGTCGTCCGCGACGGCGTCTTCCCCAGCCGCGTCCGGCTCTACCTCGACGCCCCGATCGCCCCCGACGCTGATTACTTCGGCGTGAAGGCCGTCGACGTGGAGGACCTGAACGGCAACGTCGTCGTCGACAACGACACGACGAACGTCGCCTGCTTCTTCGTGAAGGGGTTGCTCTTCCGCGGCCGGATGGGATTCCACCTCGGCCAGACCTCCTTCGGCGTGGATACCTTCACCGTGGAGGGCGGCATCGCGCCCCTCACCTGGACGCTCTGCGACAACGCGTTCATGAGCGACACCGGCGGCGGCGTCTACGAGCTCCTCGCCTACTTCTCGCTCGACGGCGAGTGCGTGTACCCCTCGCCGGGACCCATGAAGACGCTCGAGTGGAAGTTCGTCCACCAGTGCTCGATCTACGAGTCGATCCCCAACCGCATCTACATCGTCAACGACGAGAGCGCCTACGACACGATCGACGTGTACTGGGACGACTACAACGAGGCCGACTACACCGACAAGGCGATCGACGTCGTCTTCACCGTCGACCTCAACACCTACGATCCCGGCCTCGACAGCGTGGTCGCGATCAACGGGAGCGTCGCGCCCCTCACCTTCGACGTGCCCTCGGTGAACGGGATGGCCGATGACGGAGTCGCCCCGGACGCCTCGGCCGGCGACGGGATCTACGCGCTCGCCGTCCGGTTCCCGGCGCTCTCCTTCAAGACGGTGAACTACAAGTACCTCTACAACGACGTCTACGAGTGCATCGGCGAGGACGACCGCGAGGTGTGGCTGAACGACGCCGCGTACGACACGGTCGGCGGCACGCTCGGTCCGATCGTGATGCCGCTGCAGTACTACGACCGCTGCTCGACGATCGGCCGCGACGTCGAGGTCGTCTTCACCGTCGACACCCGCTGGGTGAAGCCGGGCGCGGGCGACACGGTGGCCGTCAACGGCGGACCGGGCAACACGGCGCCGCCGGTGATCGACTGGAGCGTCCCGTCGATCAACCCGATGGCCGACGACGGGGTCGCCCCGGACGCCGCGGCGGGGGACGGGATATATTCGCTCTCGATCGTCTTCCCCGACTCGCACGCGAAGTACGTCGAGTACAAGTACCTCTTCAACTCGGCCTACGAGTGCACGACGCAGGCGAACCGGTACGTCTTCGTCGACGACGCCTTCGACGCCGTTGGCAACCCGCAGCTCCTCGAGCTGGACTACTTCAACACCTGCGTGGTGAGCGTCGACGACCAGCCGCAGGCGCCCTTCGTGCTGCGACAGAACTTCCCCAACCCCTTCAACCCGACGACGACGATCCTCTTCGTCGCCCCGGAGCGGGGACGGGCGATGTTGCGCGTCTACGACGTCAACGGGCGCCTCGTGCGCACCCTCCTCGACGGCGTCGTCGAGGCGGGCGAGGTGCGCGTCGCCTGGGACGGCACCGACGCCGGCGGCAACGCGCTGGCGAGCGGTGTCTACTTCTGCAAGCTGCTCGTGGGCGACCGCGCGGCGAGCAGGAAGATGATCCTGCTCCGGTAG
- a CDS encoding serpin family protein, protein MRRPLVTFTLCVALAAAVAPGHSCADAPAPATPPARQIDTGPLNNFAFDLYGELAPGAIDENVFVSPTSVMLALLMTYNGAAGATADSMAAALHVDGLSVDDANMMAAGLMHSLHGAGDVDVAVANSLWLLPGFPFRKDFIARVGVSYDAEVFNELDAGRINSWVDEHTKGRIDRIVDQLGPDDIAVLVNAIWFKGTWKEEFDPALTGEMPFRSSACTAGAAPLMTANRNFSYLENDLFQAVHLPYGDGTTGMYVFLPREEIGLVAFHDSLSADRWNGWMGAFRSRKGTLRLPRFTTEYEAVLNEALIGLGMGLAFHPVKADFSRMCSLERGPVSISEVRHKSFVEVNEEGTEAAAATSVQMRLTSAMPIDPPFEMTVDRPFFFAIRDNMTGAILFMGSIVDPKQN, encoded by the coding sequence ATGAGAAGACCACTGGTCACGTTCACGCTCTGTGTCGCCCTCGCCGCGGCCGTCGCGCCGGGCCACTCCTGCGCCGACGCGCCGGCGCCGGCGACCCCGCCGGCCAGACAAATCGACACCGGCCCGCTGAACAACTTCGCCTTCGACCTCTACGGCGAGCTCGCGCCGGGGGCGATCGACGAGAACGTCTTCGTCTCCCCGACGAGCGTGATGCTGGCCCTGCTCATGACGTACAACGGCGCCGCCGGCGCGACGGCCGATTCGATGGCGGCCGCCCTCCACGTCGACGGCCTGTCCGTCGACGACGCCAACATGATGGCCGCCGGGCTGATGCACAGCCTCCACGGCGCCGGCGACGTCGACGTCGCCGTCGCGAACTCCCTCTGGCTCCTTCCCGGCTTCCCCTTCCGGAAAGACTTTATCGCCCGGGTCGGCGTTTCGTACGACGCGGAGGTCTTCAACGAACTCGACGCCGGCAGGATCAACAGCTGGGTCGATGAGCACACGAAGGGCCGCATCGACCGGATCGTCGACCAGCTCGGCCCCGACGACATCGCCGTCCTCGTCAACGCGATCTGGTTCAAGGGCACGTGGAAAGAGGAGTTCGACCCGGCGCTCACCGGGGAGATGCCCTTCCGGTCCTCCGCCTGCACCGCGGGCGCCGCGCCGCTGATGACCGCGAATCGGAACTTCTCCTACCTCGAGAACGACCTCTTCCAGGCCGTGCATCTTCCCTACGGCGACGGCACGACGGGGATGTACGTCTTCCTCCCCCGCGAGGAAATCGGCCTCGTCGCCTTCCACGACTCCCTCTCCGCGGACCGCTGGAACGGGTGGATGGGCGCCTTCCGCTCCCGGAAGGGCACGTTGCGTCTCCCCCGATTCACCACCGAGTACGAGGCGGTTCTCAACGAGGCCCTGATCGGGCTCGGCATGGGCCTCGCCTTCCATCCCGTCAAGGCCGACTTCAGCCGGATGTGCTCGCTCGAGCGCGGCCCCGTCTCGATCAGCGAGGTCCGGCACAAGAGCTTCGTCGAGGTGAACGAGGAGGGCACCGAGGCGGCGGCGGCCACCTCGGTCCAGATGCGCCTCACCTCGGCCATGCCGATCGATCCACCCTTCGAGATGACCGTCGATCGTCCCTTCTTCTTCGCGATCAGGGACAACATGACCGGCGCGATCCTCTTCATGGGCTCGATCGTCGATCCAAAACAGAACTAA
- the obgE gene encoding GTPase ObgE: protein MMFIDRVELHVRGGAGGDGCVSFRREKYVPRGGPDGGDGGDGGDVIIRVEPQMRTLLDLRYRKHYRAESGRPGQGARKSGRGGDAVVVRVPPGTLVEDVDTGKTIADLVEAGAEIVIARGGGGGKGNWNFRSARNQAPRRATGGRPGEERTIRLTLKLIADVGLVGLPNAGKSTLLRSVSDAHPIVADYPFSTLSPVLGIVRVDEEASFCMVDIPGLIEGAHEGKGLGFEFLRHVERCRVLLFILDAAGTLPPDEALAQLLHEIGSYSPALLERPRVVALNKTDALAPGEEPSFEPDEGETVFRISALAKAGLRPLVAHLYGIVRAVAAEAEPTGPTEPPATPPGEKSH from the coding sequence ATGATGTTCATCGACCGGGTGGAACTCCATGTCCGCGGCGGCGCGGGAGGCGACGGGTGCGTCTCCTTCCGGCGGGAGAAGTACGTGCCGCGCGGGGGACCGGACGGGGGGGACGGCGGCGACGGGGGAGACGTGATCATCCGCGTCGAGCCGCAGATGCGCACGCTTCTCGACCTTCGCTACCGCAAGCATTACCGGGCGGAGAGCGGGCGCCCCGGCCAGGGGGCGCGCAAGAGCGGTCGCGGCGGGGATGCGGTCGTCGTGCGGGTGCCCCCGGGAACGCTCGTCGAGGATGTCGATACGGGAAAGACGATCGCCGATCTCGTCGAGGCGGGAGCGGAGATCGTCATCGCCCGGGGAGGAGGCGGCGGCAAGGGGAACTGGAACTTCCGCTCCGCGCGCAACCAGGCCCCGAGGCGCGCGACGGGGGGCCGGCCGGGCGAGGAGCGCACGATCCGCCTCACCCTGAAGCTCATCGCCGACGTCGGCCTCGTCGGGCTCCCCAACGCCGGCAAATCGACGCTCCTGCGCTCGGTGAGCGACGCCCACCCGATCGTCGCCGACTACCCCTTCTCGACGCTCTCGCCCGTCCTCGGGATCGTCCGCGTCGACGAGGAGGCCAGCTTCTGCATGGTGGACATCCCCGGTCTCATCGAGGGGGCTCACGAGGGGAAGGGCCTGGGCTTCGAGTTCCTCCGCCACGTCGAACGTTGCCGGGTCCTCCTCTTCATCCTCGACGCGGCGGGGACGCTGCCGCCGGACGAGGCCCTCGCGCAGCTCCTCCACGAGATCGGCTCGTACAGCCCGGCGCTTCTCGAACGGCCACGGGTCGTCGCCCTCAACAAGACCGACGCCCTCGCCCCCGGCGAGGAGCCGTCCTTCGAGCCGGACGAGGGCGAGACGGTCTTCCGCATCTCGGCTTTGGCGAAGGCCGGGCTCCGGCCGCTCGTCGCGCACCTCTACGGGATCGTCCGGGCGGTCGCAGCGGAGGCGGAGCCGACGGGACCGACGGAGCCCCCTGCAACCCCACCAGGCGAGAAATCACATTAG
- a CDS encoding FAD-binding protein has protein sequence MTDDLARRVAGLARRLVGIAVRTEPHYRIAYGFDATGRRGRCAGVAFPATLDEARRVILAAGEAEVPLFVRGAGTGFSGGSVPAGGGLVLSTERLRRILAVDRDRLEAEVECGVVNRELQDRLESGGLFYPPDPASLKVSTIGGNIAENAGGPRAYRYGVTRRYVRAITWITAAGETVTTPAEGPAALLVGGEGTLGFVYAARLALLALPEDRRTSLLAVGGDAAAMRTAAELLGTGFTPTVLEFIDAKTMRTVGEYRRIGGAGEGIARLFLEIDGPRREVAGQQRLLESFCRDRGLDLVTARNEGEREALWELRRSISPSLARRGVTKVNEDVSLPLGRLEEAVRHIHELAGRLQLDCYIFGHCGDGNLHVNIMTDRRRREEMERVERFVDELFRRVVGLGGTLSGEHGIGMTKAPWLPVLFPPEAVALQRGIARAMDPGGLFNPGKYFEAGAA, from the coding sequence ATGACTGACGATCTCGCGCGCAGGGTGGCCGGCCTCGCCCGCCGACTCGTCGGGATCGCCGTCCGCACGGAGCCGCACTACCGCATCGCCTACGGTTTCGATGCCACCGGTCGCCGGGGCCGCTGCGCCGGCGTGGCCTTTCCGGCGACGCTCGACGAGGCCCGGCGCGTGATCCTGGCGGCGGGGGAGGCGGAGGTGCCCCTCTTCGTCCGCGGCGCCGGCACCGGGTTCTCCGGGGGCTCCGTGCCGGCGGGCGGCGGCCTCGTCCTCTCGACCGAGCGCCTGCGCCGCATCCTCGCCGTCGACCGCGACCGTCTCGAGGCGGAGGTGGAGTGCGGGGTCGTGAACCGCGAGCTCCAGGACCGGCTCGAGTCCGGGGGGCTCTTCTACCCGCCCGACCCGGCGAGCCTCAAGGTGTCGACGATCGGCGGCAACATCGCCGAGAACGCCGGCGGCCCCCGCGCGTACCGCTACGGCGTCACCAGGCGCTACGTGCGCGCCATCACGTGGATCACCGCGGCGGGAGAGACGGTGACGACGCCGGCCGAGGGCCCGGCCGCCCTCCTCGTCGGCGGCGAGGGGACGCTCGGCTTCGTCTACGCGGCGCGGCTCGCCCTTCTCGCCCTCCCCGAGGACCGCCGGACCTCGCTTCTCGCTGTCGGCGGGGACGCCGCGGCGATGCGGACGGCGGCCGAGCTCCTCGGAACGGGATTCACGCCGACCGTGCTCGAGTTCATCGACGCGAAGACGATGCGCACGGTGGGCGAGTACCGGCGGATCGGCGGTGCGGGGGAAGGGATCGCCCGGCTCTTCCTCGAGATCGACGGCCCGCGGCGCGAGGTGGCCGGGCAGCAGCGACTCCTCGAGAGCTTCTGCCGCGATCGCGGGCTCGACCTCGTCACCGCGCGAAACGAGGGCGAGCGGGAGGCGCTCTGGGAGCTCCGGCGCTCGATCAGCCCGAGCCTCGCCCGGCGCGGCGTGACGAAGGTCAACGAGGACGTCTCCCTGCCCCTCGGCAGGCTCGAGGAGGCGGTACGGCACATCCACGAGCTGGCCGGCCGGCTCCAGCTCGACTGCTACATCTTCGGGCATTGCGGCGACGGCAATCTCCATGTCAACATCATGACCGACCGGCGCCGCCGCGAGGAGATGGAGCGGGTGGAGCGGTTCGTCGACGAGCTCTTCCGCCGCGTCGTCGGACTCGGGGGCACCCTGAGCGGCGAGCACGGCATCGGGATGACGAAGGCGCCCTGGCTTCCGGTGCTCTTCCCGCCGGAAGCGGTCGCGCTGCAGCGCGGTATCGCACGCGCGATGGACCCCGGGGGCCTCTTCAATCCGGGCAAGTATTTCGAGGCGGGTGCCGCATGA
- a CDS encoding pyridoxal phosphate-dependent aminotransferase: MSGILSRRASTVEPSITLSWNTKANQLKEQGEDIIGLAAGQPDFDTPDVIKQGAYRAIETGQTRYTPAAGIQPLRRKIAEFYSERLGVPYGWKETVVSNGAKHTIFNALFAVTDPGDEVLITTPYWVSYPEMVSLVGARPRIVELSAENGYKLTAKRLEKELAAGSPKAILFNSPNNPAGTVYSRAELEPLCRVFLDSGIAVISDEIYEFLVYDGVEHVSPVTLMPELKAQTVVVTGVSKSYAMTGWRIGFGLADEPVAYRMAAYQAHATGCPNSISQWTALEALEKGAGDREMMRVAFEKRMKMFGERLLRIPKISFPAPGGAFYFFVDVSALYDACGVSTSTGFCEKLLAEDGLLVIPGGPFGCDDMIRFSFAASEEELTGALDRFERFVKKYAG; this comes from the coding sequence GTGTCCGGAATCCTCAGCCGACGGGCGAGTACCGTCGAGCCCTCGATCACCCTGAGCTGGAACACCAAGGCCAACCAGCTGAAGGAGCAGGGCGAGGACATCATCGGCCTCGCGGCCGGCCAGCCCGATTTCGACACCCCCGACGTCATCAAGCAGGGTGCCTACCGGGCCATCGAGACGGGGCAGACGCGGTACACCCCCGCCGCGGGGATCCAGCCGCTGCGCAGGAAGATCGCCGAGTTCTACTCCGAGCGCCTCGGCGTGCCCTACGGATGGAAGGAGACGGTCGTCTCGAACGGCGCCAAGCACACGATCTTCAACGCCCTTTTCGCCGTGACGGATCCGGGCGACGAGGTGCTGATCACCACGCCCTACTGGGTTTCCTATCCCGAGATGGTGTCGCTCGTGGGCGCCCGTCCGCGGATCGTCGAGCTGTCGGCGGAGAACGGCTACAAGCTCACGGCAAAACGTCTCGAAAAGGAGCTCGCGGCCGGATCGCCGAAAGCGATCCTCTTCAACTCGCCGAACAATCCCGCGGGAACGGTCTACAGCCGCGCCGAGCTCGAGCCCCTCTGCCGGGTCTTCCTGGACAGCGGTATCGCCGTTATCAGCGACGAGATCTACGAGTTCCTCGTCTACGACGGCGTCGAGCACGTCTCCCCGGTGACCCTGATGCCGGAGCTGAAGGCGCAGACGGTGGTCGTGACGGGCGTCTCGAAGAGCTACGCGATGACGGGCTGGCGGATCGGATTCGGCCTCGCCGACGAGCCGGTCGCCTACCGGATGGCCGCCTACCAGGCGCACGCCACCGGCTGCCCCAACTCGATCTCCCAGTGGACCGCCCTCGAGGCGCTCGAGAAGGGCGCCGGCGACCGCGAGATGATGCGCGTCGCGTTCGAGAAGCGCATGAAGATGTTCGGCGAGCGCCTCTTGCGGATCCCGAAGATCTCCTTCCCGGCCCCGGGCGGCGCCTTCTACTTCTTCGTCGACGTTTCGGCCCTCTACGACGCCTGCGGCGTCTCGACGAGCACCGGGTTCTGCGAGAAGCTCCTCGCCGAGGACGGCCTGCTCGTGATCCCCGGCGGGCCGTTCGGGTGTGACGACATGATCCGTTTCTCCTTCGCCGCGAGCGAGGAGGAACTCACGGGGGCGCTCGACCGGTTCGAGCGGTTCGTGAAGAAATACGCCGGTTGA